CGGGCCGGCCGAGGAGCGTCCGCAGCGCGTCGCCGAGCAGGTCCGCCGCCGCCCGGGCCCCCGCCACGGCGAGCACCAGGTCCGCCTCGGCCCGGTCCCGGCCCCCGAACAGCTCCCGCAGTCCTCGTACGCCGGTCCCCAGGCGTTCCGCCGCGATCTGCGTCTGCGGGCAGAGCAGCGCGTCCACGGCCGGGGCGGCGTCGGCGACGGCGCCGGTGAACTCGGGCAGCCGCTCCCGGGGGACGTCCAGCAGTGTCGCGTACACCGCCGCGGTCAGCGGCTCCGCGAAGTCCGCCACCAGATCGGCCGGGCCCGGAGCGAGCCCGGCCGCTGCCTGCCCGGCCCGTTCCCGCAGCAGTGCGGCCCGTCTCCGTACGGTCCTCGTCCCGGCGCGCCGCGCCAGGTCCCGGGCGAGGGCCGTACCGCGCCCGCGCGCCGGGCCGGGCAGCCACTGCTCCGGCTGCGGCACGGCGGCGGACACCGCCAGGTCCGGGCTGACGGACAGCTCCCGCAGGGCCGTGGGGCCGGTGACGACCCAGGGGCCGAGCCGGCTGCGCCACACCGGTCCTCGTTCCCCGACGGACGCGAGGGCCGTGCCCGCGCCGCCTTCGCCGACCTCGAATCCCCGTACCAGCCGCGCGTACGGGTCTCCTGCGCCCGGCACGAACGGCTCACCGTTGACCGCGTAGAGCCACTGTGCCGCATGGACGAGTTGCAGTTCGCGCCAGAGGGCATTCGTCGCCGCCGTCACCCCGCCACCTCCGTCATCCGATTCCCTCAGCAAGGTACGGGGCCGTATTAGAAGAACACTCGAACTGCCGTTGTCCGCATCCACCGTTCCTCAAGCCGCGCTTGATCCCCCGGCGGTACCGTGGGAAACCCACTGGACTCCCGCAAGGTGATGAGGACCCCTATGCCAGAGCACCGTCAGCAACGGGCGCTCCGAATGGGCGTGATCGGCACGGCGAACATCGCGGTACGCCGGATCATGCCCGTTCTCGCCGCGCATGACCGCGTCGACCTCGTCGCAGTGGCCAGCCGGGACAAGGCGAGGGCCGAGCGCGTGGGAGCCGTCTTCGGCTGCCGTGGTGTGGGTGATTACGCGGAACTCGTCGAGCGTGACGACATCGACGCCGTCTATATTCCACTGCCGCCCGGTATGCATCACGAATGGGCGCTACGGGCTTTGCGGTCGGGAAAGCACGTACTGGTCGAGAAGCCGATGTCCGACGTGTACGAGAAGACGCTCGAGTTGATGTCGACCGCGTCGGAACTCGGGCTCGTGCTCGCCGAGAACTTCATGTTCCTTCATCATCCCCAGCACGCCGCGGTACGTGCGATGCTCGACGAGGCCGTGGGAGAACTGCGTTCCTTCTCCGGGTCGTTCGCCGTCCCGCCGCTGGCGCCCGACTCGTTCCGGTACCAGCCGGCCCTGGGCGGGGGAGCGTTGCTCGATGTCGGGGTGTATCCGCTGCGTGCGGCCCAGCTGTACCTCACCGGGGAACTCGATGTGCTCGGGGCGTGTCTGCGCGTGGACGAGGCGACCGGCGTCGACGTGGCGGGCAGTGTGCTGCTGAGCGACGACCGGGGGGTGACGGCGCAGCTGGACTTCGGCTTCGAGCACTCCTACCGGTCGACCTACGCGCTCTGGGGCAACCGGGGCCGGGTGAGTGTCCGGCGTGCCTTCACCCCGCCGGAGGAGCTGAAGCCGGTGGTCAGGATCGAGCAGCAGGACGTGGTCACGGAACGCTCGCTCCCCGCGCACAACCAGGTCTTCAACGCCATGGACGCCTTCGTCCGTGCGGCCCTCACCCGCGGCGGGCCCCTCGCGGGCATGTCCGCGATCAGCCGCCAGGCCTTCCTGGTCGACCGGGTCCGCCGCGCGGCGCGGCTCGTCGGCGATCCGAAGTGCCGTCCGCACGAGGCTCTTGCGGCGGACACCGGCCTGAGCTGACGCCTCCCAGGCCCCGGGCCGACGCACGCCCCCGCCCCGCCGGAGCGTCCGGCGGGGCGGGGGCAGGTTTGCGGCGTGCGCGCGCGGGCCTCAGCGGGAGAGCACCCGGCGCAGCACCCGGCCGAGCGTCCCCGCGGGCTCCGCCGCCGCCTCGTCCGTGCGCCAGGCGACGATCCCGTCCGGCCGGACCAGGCTCGCGCCCGCCTTGCCGATGCCGTACCGGTCCGCGACCGCCGCCTCCGGATCCGTCAGGCCCGCACCGATCCGGTACGCCCTGACGGGGACGCCCAGTTCCGCGGAGACCGTCTCCGCGGCCGCGATCCAGTCCGCGCCCAGCTCGCCCGCCAGCAGGGTCCAGCCGTCGCCGAACAGGTCGACCGTGGACATCCGCTCGCCGTGCCGGACCACCGGGACGTGCGGCCCGCGGAAGCCGGGGCGGCCGCTGGGGGTCAGCGGGTTCTCCACCCGGGCCGGGTCGTCGTCCGTGGCCAGGACCGCCGAGGAGCGGTAGCGGAAGCCGAGCAGCGTCTCCGGATACCCCACCGACTTGTCCCACACGTCCGCCATGTGCGGCGCCATCCGCTGCGCGTAGATCGCCAGCGCCTCGGCGACGACCAGCTCCGCCGCGATCCTGCGCTCCTCCTCGTATGTGCCGAGGAGCCCCGGGCCGGCCTGTCCGTGCAGCACCGCCGCGAGCTTCCAGGCCAGGTCGAACCCGTCGGCGACGGCCGCGTTGCCGCTCATGCCGCCGGTCGGCGGGGTGACCTTCGCGGCGTCACCGGCGAGGAACACCCGTCCCTCGCGCCAGCGTTCGGCGATCCGGGCCGCCATCTCCCAGCCCTGGATGTCGACGAGCCGGGGCCGCACCTCGGGAGCGTCCAGGGCGAGTCCGATGAGCTCGACACAGCGTTCGGGCGTGAAGTCCTCGGGGCGCTCGCCCTCGTCGGGGTCGTACTCGACGAACAGGGTGTGCCGGTCGGGGCGGTCCGTCGGGCCGAACGTCCCCGTGAACCTCGGGTGGTGCAGGTAGTACCAGCCCGTGGTGCCCGGCTCCATGACGCCGGAGAGGTCCGCGTCGAAGATCACCCCGACCATGTGGGTCAGCGTGCCGTGCCCGTACCGCCCGATCCCCAGCGACTCCCGCACCAGGCTGCGGTTGCCGTCGGCGCCGACGAGATACCCGGCCCGCAGGTCGTACTCGCCGTCGGGTCCGTGCAGCCGGGCGGTGACGCCGTGCTCGTCCTGCCGGAACGACACCAGCCGGGTGCCGAAGCGGATGGCGCCGCCGTGCCGCTGCGCCTGCGCGAGCAGGATCGGCTCCAGCTTGTCCTGGGACAGCATCGCCCAGCCCGCCGGAGTGCACGGCCCGGTCGCGGCCACCATGTCGTCGAAGCTCTCCGACACGGTCCGCAGGACCTCGCCCCGTACGCTCTGGGCGAGCCGGATGACGAAGTCGCCCTGGGCGCCCCGGATGTCGTTGGCCCTGTTCACCTCGTCGGCGACGCCGCCGATGCGCAGCAGTTCCATGGTCCGGGGGTTCTGCCCGGCAGCCCGCGGATAGGGCGAGAGACCCGGCCTGCGCTCCACCACGAGCACACGTACCCCCTGCCGGGCGAGGAACATCGCCGTCGACAGGCCGCCGAGGCCCGCACCCACCACCAGGACGTCGACCTCGTGGTCGTTCATGCCGTCCCCCTCTCGTCGTCGCTTGCGGGTTTCCCGTGGCCGTCCCCCGCCCGGACGCCGACGAACAGGCCGCGGCCCGACGGCGCCTCGGGAAGGTACTCGACCGTGAATCCGGCCTCCCGGAACGCCTCCTCGTACTCGGACCGGCTGAACAGGGAGATGATGTGGGTGTCGACGAAGTGCCGTGCCCCCGCGCCGGGTTCGGCGACCACGAAGTGCACGTCCATGTGCGAGGCACGGCCGCGGCGGGCCGAGTGCGAGAGGCGGGACACGGTGACGCCCTCGACGGTCACCACGTCGGCCGAGACATGGCCGTCGGCGAACGTCTCGGGGAACCACCACGGGTCGACGACCGCCACGCCCCCGGGTTCCAGGTGCCGCGCGAACACGGCCAGCGCCCGCCGGAGTTCGGCGACCGACGCCGTGTAGCCGATGGATCCGAACATGCAGGTGACCACGTCGAAGGTGGTGCCGAGGCGGAAGTCGCGCATGTCGCCCGGGTGCACGCTCACCCCGGGCAGCGCGCGGCGCGCCGCCTCGGCCATCGGCGCGGACAGCTCCAGTCCCTCGACATGCCCGAAGAGGTCGGCGAAGTGCCGCAGATGCCCTCCGGTGCCGCAGGCGATGTCGAGCAGCCGGGCGGCACCGGGCCTGTGCCGCCGGGCGGCGGCGGCGACCGCCTCGGTCTCGGCGCGGTAGTCCTTGCCGCGCCCCCGGTGCACGAGGTCGTACACGCGAGCGAGGTCGGTCCCGTACATCGTCTCGCCCGCCCGCTGCCCGTCCGCCACGGTCATGACGCCGGCCGGGTGTGGGCGAGGACGGCCTCGGCCAGCGGGCCGTGGACCGAGGAGGGCAGGGCGTGCCCCATGCCCTCGATCTCCACCAGGCGCGCGGCGGGGAAGAGCCCGGCGAGGTGCTTCCCGTGCGGCGCGGGCGCCACCGGGTCGTGCTCGGCCTGGATGACCAGGGTCGGCACGGTGACGCCGCGCAGTTCGGCGGCCCGGGCGGGTGGCGGCAGGGTCAGCGAGTAGTGCGCGTACGGCTCGGTGAGCACCCCTCCCGCGTGGTCGATGGCGCGCTCCTCCCACCGCGCGTACTCCGACTCGTCGAACGGCACACCGGTGCCGGACAGGATGCGCCACTTGCCGACCCGCTTGGCCACCTCGGCGGCGCGCCCCTCGGCGGGCCGGTTCATCAGCGCGAGCGCGTCCAGGAACGGCTGCTGCGGCCCCGGCAGGCCGTCCGGCGTGGGTTCGCCGCGCATCGCGCGCTCGATGTTGCCGTCGAAGTCGATGTCGAGCCCGCCGCCCAGCATCATGGTCAGGCTGCTCAGCCGCTCGTGGTGGTCGAGTGCGATGACCTGGACGATGGTGGCCCCCATCGACAGGCCGACGACATGGGCCCGGTCCACGCCCCAGCCGTCGAGGACGGCGACCGCGTCGGCGGCCAGTTCGCCGAAGCCGTAGGGGTGCTCGGCGAAGTCGCGGGTGGTGGAGCGGCCGGTGTCGCGGTGGTCGTAGCGGATGACGTGCAGACCGCCGTCGGCGAGCCGCCGGGCGAACTCGTCGGGCCAGCCCAGGGCGGACAGGTTGCCGCCCATGACGAGCAGCAGCGCCGGGTGCGCCGGGTCGCCGAAGTCGTCGCTCCACAACTCGACGTCCCCACTGGGCACGATGCGTTCGGACATGTGTCTACTCCTGTGCTGGGAGGGCGTGGGCGTCCCCCTCGGGGGCGGCGGTGAACTCCAGGATCGAGAAGTCGAACGGCAGGGTGGCGGAGCCGCTGGTGCGTTCCGAGTCCAGGACCAGCCCGGCCGACGCCGCCAGGGCGACGACCTCGTCCCGGGTGCGCACCCGCCCGCCCATGAACGTCAGCATCCGCAGGTCGAGCAGGGTGCTGAAGAAGCGGTCGGCACCGTCCCCCTCGACGTCGGCACGGTCGAGGACGAGGACCCTGCCCCCCGGCTCCAGTGCCTGGACGCACCGGCGCAGGATCACCGGCGCGTCCTCGTCGGACCAGTTCAGCAGGACGAAGGAGAGCAGCACGAGGTCGGCGGTGACCGGCAGCGGGTCGCGGAAGTCGCCCTCCGACACCGTGAGCCGGTCGGCGAGACCGGCGTCGGCGAACCTGGCCCGGGCCTGCCCGGCGGGGCCGGCCAGCTCGACCAGGGTGCCCCGGACGTGCGGTGCCCGCAGGGCGATCGCCTCGAGCAGGCCGCCGCTGCCGCCGCCCACGTCCAGGACGTGCCGTACCGCCGACCAGTCGTACGCGTCGGCGGGGGCCTTGTAGGCGAGATCCTCGTCGCAGGACATGAGCGCGTCGAAGGAGTCCGCCAGGTCCCGGTCCGCCGACAGGTCCTCCCAGAAGAGCCGCCCGTACCTCCCGGAGTACGCGGGACGGCCGGTGCGGACCACGTCGAGCAGGCCGGTGAAGGCCAGGTCGGCGCGGGAGACGGCCCCGTTCAGGTCCAGCCAGGCCCGCTGCTGCGCCGGGTGGCCGTCGGCGAGGAGCAGGCCGAGCCGGGTGGGGCGCAGCGGCCGGTCCCGCTCCCCGCCCTCCAGGACGCCGACGGCGGTCAGATGGCGCACCAGGCGGGCGAGCGCCTGGGGATGGGTGCCCGTGCGGGCGGCGAGGCCGGTGACGGTGCCGGTGCCGGCCAGGAGGTGGTCGACCAGGCGCAGCGTCGCGGCGACCCGGAGGGCCATCGGCGTGACCAGATTGCCGAGGTTCTTCAGGAGTACGTCGAGGTCCTGGTCCGTGGGTTCCAGGGGTTCCGCGGGTGGCGAAGGGCTCACCGTGTTCCTTCCCTTGGGCGTGGGTGTGCCGGCCGCCGGCTCAGGGCCGCCAGCCCTCCTCCTTGGGCCAGGGCTCGCCGAGCTGGCGGTAGGTGCCGAGGTAGTCGGGCCAATCGCGGTGGTCGCGGATCTTCCCGTCGACGATCCGGATGAGGTGGATCTGCTCGCCGGAGAAGCGGCGCCCGGTGGCGGGCATTCCCACGAGCTCGCCCACCTGACGTCCGTACAGGGCGAGTTTCGCCCGCACCCAGCTGCCGTTCTCCTCGTAGGAGATCTCCTCCAGGCACGCCTCCTCGGAGAAGGTGAGCTTCAGCCACTTCACTGCGAGTGCGAAGGCCTCCGGGCCGCGCAGTTCCGGCATGTGCTCCAGTGCGCCGGGATTGAGGTACTCCTCGTGAATGAACTCGGCCACGTCGTCCGTTTTCCCGGTGTTGTAGCTGTTCACCATACGGCGAACAACATCGATGTGATCGCTCACGGCATACTCTCCTTGTCGTCCGTCAACGGGTTCATCCTGACTTCCGCGGCCCTTCGCAACAATCCTTTCCCGCACCGGTTCGACCGGTCGACAAGCCGGTTTCGAGCGTTCACCGAGCGCATTCCGACCCACATTTCAGAGTGACCGGCCAGGGTGGTCGGGTCGGCTTTCCTGACCCGGAGGACCCATGGACACGACGAAGTACAAATCGACGGTCACCGAGGCGTTCAACAACGCCGCGGCGAAGTACGACCAGTTGGGCGTCGAGTTCTTCACACCGATGGGGCGGCGGCTGGTGGAACGCGCCGATCCGCAGCCCGGGCAGCGCGTTCTCGACGTGGGGTGCGGCCGGGGCGCCTCCCTGTTCGCGGCGGCGGAACGGGTGGGGCCGTCCGGCCATGCGCTCGGCATCGACATCGCGCCGGCCATGGTGGAGGAGGCCCGCCGGCAGGCCGCCGCGCTCGGCACCCGGCACGTCGAGGTACGGGTGATGGACGGGGAGCACCCCGACCTTCCGCCCGCCTCGTTCGACGTGGTGACCGGCGGCTACAGCCTGATCTTCCTGCCGGACGCGC
The Streptomyces tirandamycinicus DNA segment above includes these coding regions:
- a CDS encoding ester cyclase, with translation MSDHIDVVRRMVNSYNTGKTDDVAEFIHEEYLNPGALEHMPELRGPEAFALAVKWLKLTFSEEACLEEISYEENGSWVRAKLALYGRQVGELVGMPATGRRFSGEQIHLIRIVDGKIRDHRDWPDYLGTYRQLGEPWPKEEGWRP
- the rdmE gene encoding aklavinone 12-hydroxylase RdmE, whose translation is MNDHEVDVLVVGAGLGGLSTAMFLARQGVRVLVVERRPGLSPYPRAAGQNPRTMELLRIGGVADEVNRANDIRGAQGDFVIRLAQSVRGEVLRTVSESFDDMVAATGPCTPAGWAMLSQDKLEPILLAQAQRHGGAIRFGTRLVSFRQDEHGVTARLHGPDGEYDLRAGYLVGADGNRSLVRESLGIGRYGHGTLTHMVGVIFDADLSGVMEPGTTGWYYLHHPRFTGTFGPTDRPDRHTLFVEYDPDEGERPEDFTPERCVELIGLALDAPEVRPRLVDIQGWEMAARIAERWREGRVFLAGDAAKVTPPTGGMSGNAAVADGFDLAWKLAAVLHGQAGPGLLGTYEEERRIAAELVVAEALAIYAQRMAPHMADVWDKSVGYPETLLGFRYRSSAVLATDDDPARVENPLTPSGRPGFRGPHVPVVRHGERMSTVDLFGDGWTLLAGELGADWIAAAETVSAELGVPVRAYRIGAGLTDPEAAVADRYGIGKAGASLVRPDGIVAWRTDEAAAEPAGTLGRVLRRVLSR
- a CDS encoding alpha/beta fold hydrolase, whose protein sequence is MSERIVPSGDVELWSDDFGDPAHPALLLVMGGNLSALGWPDEFARRLADGGLHVIRYDHRDTGRSTTRDFAEHPYGFGELAADAVAVLDGWGVDRAHVVGLSMGATIVQVIALDHHERLSSLTMMLGGGLDIDFDGNIERAMRGEPTPDGLPGPQQPFLDALALMNRPAEGRAAEVAKRVGKWRILSGTGVPFDESEYARWEERAIDHAGGVLTEPYAHYSLTLPPPARAAELRGVTVPTLVIQAEHDPVAPAPHGKHLAGLFPAARLVEIEGMGHALPSSVHGPLAEAVLAHTRPAS
- a CDS encoding class I SAM-dependent methyltransferase, producing the protein MTVADGQRAGETMYGTDLARVYDLVHRGRGKDYRAETEAVAAAARRHRPGAARLLDIACGTGGHLRHFADLFGHVEGLELSAPMAEAARRALPGVSVHPGDMRDFRLGTTFDVVTCMFGSIGYTASVAELRRALAVFARHLEPGGVAVVDPWWFPETFADGHVSADVVTVEGVTVSRLSHSARRGRASHMDVHFVVAEPGAGARHFVDTHIISLFSRSEYEEAFREAGFTVEYLPEAPSGRGLFVGVRAGDGHGKPASDDERGTA
- a CDS encoding methyltransferase gives rise to the protein MSPSPPAEPLEPTDQDLDVLLKNLGNLVTPMALRVAATLRLVDHLLAGTGTVTGLAARTGTHPQALARLVRHLTAVGVLEGGERDRPLRPTRLGLLLADGHPAQQRAWLDLNGAVSRADLAFTGLLDVVRTGRPAYSGRYGRLFWEDLSADRDLADSFDALMSCDEDLAYKAPADAYDWSAVRHVLDVGGGSGGLLEAIALRAPHVRGTLVELAGPAGQARARFADAGLADRLTVSEGDFRDPLPVTADLVLLSFVLLNWSDEDAPVILRRCVQALEPGGRVLVLDRADVEGDGADRFFSTLLDLRMLTFMGGRVRTRDEVVALAASAGLVLDSERTSGSATLPFDFSILEFTAAPEGDAHALPAQE
- a CDS encoding Gfo/Idh/MocA family protein codes for the protein MGVIGTANIAVRRIMPVLAAHDRVDLVAVASRDKARAERVGAVFGCRGVGDYAELVERDDIDAVYIPLPPGMHHEWALRALRSGKHVLVEKPMSDVYEKTLELMSTASELGLVLAENFMFLHHPQHAAVRAMLDEAVGELRSFSGSFAVPPLAPDSFRYQPALGGGALLDVGVYPLRAAQLYLTGELDVLGACLRVDEATGVDVAGSVLLSDDRGVTAQLDFGFEHSYRSTYALWGNRGRVSVRRAFTPPEELKPVVRIEQQDVVTERSLPAHNQVFNAMDAFVRAALTRGGPLAGMSAISRQAFLVDRVRRAARLVGDPKCRPHEALAADTGLS